In the Pseudonocardia sediminis genome, GACAGGTAGGAGAACCCGATGTAGTAGATGAACGCCGCCGCGGGCTTGTAAGCGACCATGGCGATCAGCCAGACGACGAGCTTGTCCAGCCAGCCTCGGGTGGACCGTGTCAGCGAGCCGGACGCGGCCAGCGGCACCATCGCCGCGAGTACCAACAGGCCGGCCTGGCGCATCGCCATCAGAACCCACTGCACCAGCGACAGCACGGCAGCGACGAGCGACATGAGCAGAACCGGGAACGTCGCGTCGGCGTCGGTGAGGATGTCGCGCATCAACAGCGCGAAGTCGTTGGACGCACCGTTCAGCAGCTGGCCCGCGATCGCGTCACCTGCTCGGAGTGCGCCCTGCAGCACGACCAGACCGAGCGCCGAGACGGCCGCGTAGCGGATGAGCCCGGTCGCGACCATGATCAGCGGTTCGCTCTTGCGGGACAGGATCAGCCGGATCGACTGCACGAGGACGGAGCCGACCAGGATCACCAGGATCAGCTCACGTGTGGCGCCCTGGGCTGCGGCGACCGCGGGGTCGTTCGGGTTGATGCTGTCGGTCTCGGTCCACCAGGTCGCGGAGGAGACCACCAGCTCGGCGGCCCCACGAGCGACGTCGGTGATGATGCTGTCGAACGCCGACGCCGCGGCGCGGCAGCCCAGGTCCACACCGCAGTCGTCCGCCTTCTGCAGCAGGTCGGCGCTCATAGCTGGAACGCTCCGACCAGCAGCGCCGCGACCGAGGCCAGCGCAAGCCCGCCGAGCACCCACGCCGATCCGACGAGGCCTTCGTAGGCGGTCGCCGACCGGTTGCGTCGACCGATGATCAGCATGAACGCGCAGATCAGGATGCCGAGGACTCCGGAGACGAGAACGCCCCACTTGAGCCAGCCGAGCAGTTGGTTGGCCAGCTCGCCGAGACCCGGAGGCACGACAGGGCCGGGGTTCGGTACCTGCTGTGCCAGCCAGAGCGCCGCGAGCGTGTTCATCGGTCCCGCCCGGGAGTGCGACTTATGGCAACCCTTCGAGCAGGTGCGGCGCGGGAGGCGTCGGGGAAGCGACGCTCCACGGCAGACCTCAGATCGAGTACAGCGTTCGCGAAGCTCCTCAGACGGCGGGGGAGATCGCCATGGCTGCCTGAGAAAAGGCCCCGGAGCTCCTCTGTCGGAGCAGGAGTTTCGGTCCAATGCCGGACGAGCGGCATCAAGACGACCGACGAGGTGTGCGGCTCGATCAGTCGGAGTCTGGCTGTCACCGATCTACTCGGCTGGGATAGATCCGCCGCATTGACTGCGAGCACCGGCCGACGTCCGGCTGATGCGCCGACAAGCTGTGCGGCCCGCGCGGCCTGTACCAGCGAGTCGCCGCTGGACCTGCAGACGAGGATGTCGACGCGCTGGTTTATGGATACCCCACGATCCGTCGCGCCGATCGCGGCGGCGATCGTCGTCGTTCCGACGCCACCTGAAACACCCACCACCGAGACTCCGCGGCGACGTCGCCCAGACCTCGACTCTGGTCGCGTCGCCCAGCCTGCTGATGCATTTGGACTCGTCATCCGGCACCTCCCTCCACGTTGGAGGAAGCATGTGGTCCGGGGCCTGCTGCGTTGTTGCTTCTCGTGGCCGAGCCGTGACCACATCCTGACCACGCCGTGGTCACGGTGACCGCAACCTGGTCGACATCTCGAGCCGAGGAAGTCGGGTGACGGCTCATCGAGAAGTGATTGCGGAAGTCTGCGCGACGGAGCGCCGCCGGTGGCAGGCGGTCGAGCATCTCTCTGCTACCCGGTTTGCCGTCGACCGGTGACTGCGCGCGCAGTCACCGGGATATTGGCGAGTCGCATACGGTTCGTTGCCGGCCTGGTCGCTGGGATGGGCGGCCGTTGTGCCGCATATCGACCGACGAAAGGGCCCCAGGTCCCAGTTCCAGTGGTGCCAGGTGGAGATGGGGCTCGAGATCCGCCGGATCAGGGACCGGCCACCGACGCCACCCGGGGGGGGCGCCGACGTCGCGGACCAGGTCTCGGAGATGCTGGCCCGCCTCGGCGACGTCGAACACGGCCTGGCCGCGATCGCCGGCGCCTTCGAAACCGGGGCCGGCGCCGAGGGCGACGAGAGCGGCCCGATCGCCCTCACTCCGCCCTGCGCTGGGCGGCCCTCGACGAAGAGGAAGCCGTCTCCAAGGTGGAAGGCGTTGGGCGACTGGGTGGCCACCGTCCTCAACGCCCAGTACCGCCTCACCCGCGCCGAGCTGCCCGACTGCTGGCCCGTGCACCCGCGCGCGGTCCGCGAGCTCGCCTGGCTCCGCACCTGCCACGTCGCCGCATCCGCGCCGTGCCCCGGCCCCGACGTGGTCGCCGAATGGCGCGTGCGCTGGCTTCCCGCCGCCCTGCACAACCCACCAGCGCGATCGACCCCCGCGAATGCGCCCCCGGCCGGCACCGGCTCACCGAAGAGGAACGCCGACTCCACGAGCTCGCCCTCGAACGGGCGGCCAGGAAGGGCCAGCCGGTGCCGCAACTGGCCGCCGAGACCGGCCCCGACCGGCCCCGCTACCTCCCCGCCCGGTTTCCGCCGCGGCGCAGCCACGACCCCGGCAGCGACGGCTTCGACACCACCACCCGCCCGCAGAGCCTCGACCACGAGACCCCGGCCCCGCCGAGTGGCCCTGAGCATTGGCGGGCGTACTACCTCGACGCCCGCGACGCCGACCTCCAACACCGCACCGAGCAACGGTGACCAGTGACCGCGGGCCCGCCACAACGGCTGGAGCGGGGGGGTGGTTGGTGCGTCGACGAACCCAGCGTCGGGATCGTTGTGGCCTTCGCGGGCCTGGCCACGACGAGCCCGTCATCTCGGCCTACGTCGTCGCCGACCGTGGGAGACAGGGGTGCCGTTGAGGGCCGCGTCACCAACGGCGACGACGTGCTGGGCGCGTGGCCGCTTAGTGGGCCGATCGAGCTGGGATCAGCGCGAATCCGACTGCAGCGGCGACGAGTGCGGCTGCGGCCGCCGCGCCGAAGGCCTGTTGGAAGCCGGCGTCCCCTGCCCCGGCCGAGAGGCTCAGTGCAGCGATGCTCGAGACCGTGGCTACGCCGATCGAGGCTCCGAACTCGTGGAAGGTGCTGAGCAGGCCGGAGGCGATGCCGGCCTCCTCGTGGGCGACCTGGCCGAGTGCGGTGGCCGAGGCGACGACGAAGAGAGCGCCGATGCCGAAGGCACCGAAGCTGACGCCGATGGTCGTGGCGAGGGTCGTAGTCCATAGGGCCGGGACGAGCAGGCCGATCGCCGCGACAACCATGCCGCCGGCGCCCAGGGCGCGCGCGCCCAGCCGCCCGATCAGGCGCCCGCCGAGGTTCGCGCCGGTCATGGTGGCGAGGGCGATGGGCAGGAAGAGCAGGCCGGTCACGAGGGGGCCGTGCCCGGCGGACTGCTGGAAGTAGAACGTGCCGAGGAAGAAGATCGCGACCATGAGAGCGGTAGCGATGAGGATGACGAACACACCGGCGGTCACCGGTCGGCGCCCCAGCAGGCCGAGGTCCATGAGAGGCGAGCGAGCCGTCTTCTGCCGCCAGGCGAACAGCAGGTAGAGAACGATCGCGGCGCCGGCGGCCACGAGAGTTGTGACGCTGGCCCAGCCGGCTTCACCGGCGACGGTGAGTGCGTAGATGGCCGAGCCCGTCGCCGCGGTGACCAGCAGTGCACCGAGGATGTCGAGGGTGCCGCGTGATTCGGCCAGGGCCGGCAGGGTCGGCAGTACACGGAGCAGGCCGACGAGAACGATCACGCCGACCGGGATGTTGATGAAGAAGACCCACGGCCAGCCCGGTCCTGCGGTGATCAGACCGCCGAGCAGGACGCCGACGGCGGCTCCGCCGCCGCCAAGCGCCGACCAGATGCCGAGTGCCCGATTGCGTTCGTCACCCGAGAACAGGCGGACCACCACGGACAGGGCCGCCGGCGAGAGCATCGCGGCGCCGAGCCCCTGTGCGATCCGGCCGGCGAGCAGCATGGTGGCGTTACCGGCGAGTCCGGCCACGAGGGATCCGATACTGAACGCGGAGAGTCCGGCGTAGACGATCGCCTTTGCACCGAACAGGTCTGCGCTGCGGCCGCCCAGCAGCATGAACCCGCCGAACGTCAGCGTGTACGCGGCGACGACCCATGTGACCGCTTCCCGGGACAGGCTCAGATCGATGCCCATCTGCGGCAGCGCGATGGCCACGACCGTCACGTCGAGAATCAGCATGAACTGCGCCGTTCCGAGGAGACCCAGCGCTGTCCAGCGCTTCGGGTGCAGCCCCTGTTCGACGCCGGGTTGGTCCTGCGCGGTAGACATCCGAGCCTCCTAAGTTGAACACTGGTGTTCAGGTTCCGAGTGCTACCGTAACTCATACGTGGCTGTACGAGAAGTGAGGCTGGTTTGACGATCCAGACGACGAGATCGGGCACACGACGCGCCGACGCCCAGCGGAACGTGGAGCGCATCCTCGACGCCGCGGTCACCTGCCTGGCCCGACGTCCGAGCGCGACGATGGCCGAGATCGCGAAGGAAGCCGGCTTGGGACGGGTGACGCTCTACGGGCACTTCGCATCCAGACCGGAACTTGTCGACGCCGTGGTTGCCCGGGTCATCGACCGGGGGGAGTCGAACCTGGCCGCGGTCGATCTCGCCGGCGATCCTCGTGAGGCGCTGGGTCGACTGATCCGCACCAGCTGGCAACTGGTCGACGAGTCGAAATCGGTGATCTCAGCGGCCTGGAACGAACTCCCGGCCGAGCGCATCCAGCAGCTGCACAAAGCGCCGGCAGCACGTGTGGAGCAGCTGATCGAGCGTGGTCGCGAGGAAGGGCAGTTCCGCACCGACATGCCTGTGACGTGGCTGGTCGCCGTGCTCCACCAGATCCTGCACGGAGCGGCCACGGAACTCGCGGCCGGCAACCTCGACGCAGCACACGCCCCGGAACTGATCACCTCGACGGTCATGTCACTGCTCGACCGACGTTCGTCAGCGCTGATCAGCGTAAGGCCGCCGCCGGCCGGTGCGGACGCATGTCACTGTGTGGTTTCAGGTGACGTCTGACCGAACATCGTCAGTTGATCATTGACGGGCGAGCGTGTCGTGGACGCCGGCTCCGGTGACGTGGAGTCGGGTGATCGGGGCGAGGCTGCGGCGGGGTCGGACGGCAATCTCGTCGCCGTTGTGTAGGACGCGGACGTGGGTGTCCTCGACGATGACTGTGACGAGCTTCCCCGCGTGACACGGGCCGAGCTTGATCCGCTGGCGGGCGACCATGATTCGGCCGCTGGCGTGGACCTTCCGTTGGGTCTGAAGCGATCCTGCGGGAAGCGGTGGTGGAAGGAGTCGTGTGGCGGCTTGGCGGGCGCCGTGCAGGGCGGGGAGCTTGGCCGCCGGGATCGGGCGGGGCCGGTCCCGATAAGGGCGCCATCGGCGATGGCGTGCATGAGGTGACCGTCGCGGCGCAGCGCGATGCGGCGCCCGGCGCAGCCGAACCCGACAAGGTGCCTGCTCCCGTCGAGGACGATCTGGCCGTCCTTGTTCACCTCCCGCTCGAGCTCGATCGCCGGGCCCGCTGCGAAGGGTGCGTGCGCTCCGCCGGGGCGCCGTAGGTCGGCGGATGCGGGTGGTGGGCCCGCGGGGCGGACGCCGCGCATGCTCAGGTGCCGTAGGTCACCAGGGCTGAGCCGGGAGGCGACGGTGCGGCCTCCGCCTCGCGTCGTGCCGTCGCGGGACGCGCGCTACCCGCGAGATCTTCCCGATCGCACCGCATTCCACGGCGAGACCGCACCTACGGGCCGGGATCCGCGTGGCAGCCGGGGCCGGTCACCGTGACCGTGCTCGTCGTCGTGCTGGGGCTCGATCTCTGGACCCGGACACAGCTTGTGAAGCCCCAACCGTCGAGGGCAAACCGGGCAGGCAGTCCGGACGCGAAGCCCTGTCCGTCGGAGCCACCTCCGGCCCGCTCAATCCCGAGGCTTCGACGCTCGGCGGCCCGGTCGTGGCGGACACGATCCGCTACTGCGCCCCCGCCGAGCACTTTGCGGCCCTGACCGAGACCGACTGCGAGCCGAGGCGGAGACGGGCGCCATCGTGGCCCCGACAGCTCATCGGTGGGGTCGGCGCGGGTCACGGTCGATGAGTCCGACGCCCGCGATTGCTCGTGAGCCGCGCCTTGTGGCGCTGCTCCAGCCGGTGGCTCGCTGTTCCGGGGTCGAACTACCCGGCATGAGCAGTGCGCTCGCCGTGGGGCCGGTTGGAGCATGACAGGTTGGGCCCCGCGCTGCGGCGATCAGCTCGTGGCCGTGCCGGTGGTCGGCCGGGCCAGGCGGTTGATCACCGGGTAGGCCGTCGCTAGGCCGAGCACGACGCCGATCTGCATGAGGAGCACGAAACTGATCTCGCTCGCCGGTGGCATGAGCGTGCCGACGTGCAGCACGACCATCCAGCCGACCATGCCGACGTCGAAAGCGAGGATGGTGACGACGGCGACCATCCCGGCTCGTCGGACCGTCGAACCCGTACCGGGGGACGCGCTCGCTGCGGCCCGGGAGGACAGCTCGAAGAAGAACAGCAGCGCGAGGGCGATCGCGGCGATGACTGCGATCATCGCCCACATGCCGAGCCCGGCGATGGTCCACCCGGTGACGGCCACCAGGGGTACGCCCACGAGGTGGGCCAGCACGGACGCGGCTCCGCCGGGCAGCCCGGCCGTCACCGTCGTAGCCGGGGCGACAGCGTCGGTCTGCGCCGTGGGGCTGTTGCCCGTGCGACCCCAGCGGGCGTAGGCCCACACGGCCAGCGGTCCGAGGTAGAGCGCGGTGACCGGCCAGACGACCTCCATCGAGCGGGAGGGCTGGCGGTGCCCGAGCAGGTAGAGGTCGCCGAGGATTGCGACGGCCGAGACCACGGCGACCACGAGGTAGATCCACGCCACCGGTGTCACCCACCCTGGAAGGTTCGAGTCCATGGTCATCATGTTCACGCGATAGTCCCCGTTCAGCCTGTCCGGTGCCAGCCGTAACCGACCATAGCGAGGCACGTCGTCCTGCATCATGATCCGGCGTCCGGTGGAGATGGCGCTCGGGGCACCCGAAGCCCCGGAGCTTCTCCCGGAAGATCACCGTTCGGGATCAGGTTGTGTCTACCGGATCGGCGAGCCCGACCAGTATCTCGCGTGGGCCCGTGTAGGGATCGCGGCCGTGCGCCGTACGGATGTTGTCGACGAGGAGCAGGTCGCCGCTCTGCCACGCGTCCCGCACGGAGTGTTCCCCGTAGGCGTCCCTTATCCGCGACACGACGTCCCAGCCGATGGGGGTGCCGTCTCCGAAGCGGGTGGTCACGGGTAGCCCGTCCGCCCCGAACATGTCGAACAGGTCGTTGCGCGCAGCCGGCCCGAAGATCCACTCGCTGTAGAACGCTATGTCGTTGAACCAGCAGCGCACACCGGTGACCGGGTGGCGCAGGACGGCCGGGCGTCTCTGCCGGGTACGCAGCCGACCACCGGGCCTCCACTCGACGTCGATCGCGTGGGCGCGGCAGTAGCGCTCGACCCAGGCTCGATCTCCGGACCCGAAGGACTCCGCCCACGACGGACCGATCTCGCCGTTGTAGTTGCGGATCAGGAGCCACCCGTCGCGCTGACACCGACGAACCAGGCTCGGGGGCAGGGCCTCGAGCACGGCCGAGGAGTCCACGAGGACGGTCGACCCGCCGTCGACCGGTGGGGTGAGGCAGACGAACATCATCAGTGCCGGGAACGAGTCACAGTAGGCGAGCTCGTGGTGCGGGCACATCGAACCCGAACGTGGCCACCGGGTGGACGAGTAGATGCGGTCGGAGTACGCCGCCCGCGGCGCGAAGCGTTCGCGGTCGGCCATCAGACCGTCGGCGAGCATCCTCACAACATCACCGGCCAACACCGGCTCGTACAGGCCCAGGCCACGGACCAGGACCGCGCCGTGCTCGGTCACTGCCGCACGCAGCACCCGACGTGATTCGAACGCCCACCGAAAGGGGTCATCGGGATCTGCTCTCAACAGTGCCGGCGCGCCGACGCGGCGTTCGACCTGAATCTCGTGAAGCCGGCCGGTGGACGCCATGTCGACTTCCCGTGCCGAGCGGTCGGCTCTCATGTCGTCCCCGGGATGGATCTAGTGGGCAGCTCGCGCGCCGGGTTGCCGCCCCACGTCTCGCCGGCGGGTACCTCCTCGCCCTTCATGACGAACGAGTCCGCTTCGATCACTGTGTCGTCCCCGAGGGTGATGCCGTAGTGCACGAACGCGCCGGTGCCGAGCGTGACGCGGGACCCGAGCACGGTGTGGTCGGACTTGAACGCACCGTCCTCCTGGGAGTGGTTCTGGATGATGCTGCGCTCGTTGAACATGCAGTCG is a window encoding:
- a CDS encoding MFS transporter, with amino-acid sequence MSTAQDQPGVEQGLHPKRWTALGLLGTAQFMLILDVTVVAIALPQMGIDLSLSREAVTWVVAAYTLTFGGFMLLGGRSADLFGAKAIVYAGLSAFSIGSLVAGLAGNATMLLAGRIAQGLGAAMLSPAALSVVVRLFSGDERNRALGIWSALGGGGAAVGVLLGGLITAGPGWPWVFFINIPVGVIVLVGLLRVLPTLPALAESRGTLDILGALLVTAATGSAIYALTVAGEAGWASVTTLVAAGAAIVLYLLFAWRQKTARSPLMDLGLLGRRPVTAGVFVILIATALMVAIFFLGTFYFQQSAGHGPLVTGLLFLPIALATMTGANLGGRLIGRLGARALGAGGMVVAAIGLLVPALWTTTLATTIGVSFGAFGIGALFVVASATALGQVAHEEAGIASGLLSTFHEFGASIGVATVSSIAALSLSAGAGDAGFQQAFGAAAAAALVAAAVGFALIPARSAH
- a CDS encoding TetR/AcrR family transcriptional regulator, producing MTIQTTRSGTRRADAQRNVERILDAAVTCLARRPSATMAEIAKEAGLGRVTLYGHFASRPELVDAVVARVIDRGESNLAAVDLAGDPREALGRLIRTSWQLVDESKSVISAAWNELPAERIQQLHKAPAARVEQLIERGREEGQFRTDMPVTWLVAVLHQILHGAATELAAGNLDAAHAPELITSTVMSLLDRRSSALISVRPPPAGADACHCVVSGDV
- a CDS encoding DUF4396 domain-containing protein, which encodes MMTMDSNLPGWVTPVAWIYLVVAVVSAVAILGDLYLLGHRQPSRSMEVVWPVTALYLGPLAVWAYARWGRTGNSPTAQTDAVAPATTVTAGLPGGAASVLAHLVGVPLVAVTGWTIAGLGMWAMIAVIAAIALALLFFFELSSRAAASASPGTGSTVRRAGMVAVVTILAFDVGMVGWMVVLHVGTLMPPASEISFVLLMQIGVVLGLATAYPVINRLARPTTGTATS
- a CDS encoding TauD/TfdA family dioxygenase, giving the protein MRADRSAREVDMASTGRLHEIQVERRVGAPALLRADPDDPFRWAFESRRVLRAAVTEHGAVLVRGLGLYEPVLAGDVVRMLADGLMADRERFAPRAAYSDRIYSSTRWPRSGSMCPHHELAYCDSFPALMMFVCLTPPVDGGSTVLVDSSAVLEALPPSLVRRCQRDGWLLIRNYNGEIGPSWAESFGSGDRAWVERYCRAHAIDVEWRPGGRLRTRQRRPAVLRHPVTGVRCWFNDIAFYSEWIFGPAARNDLFDMFGADGLPVTTRFGDGTPIGWDVVSRIRDAYGEHSVRDAWQSGDLLLVDNIRTAHGRDPYTGPREILVGLADPVDTT